The following proteins come from a genomic window of Chryseobacterium glaciei:
- the guaA gene encoding glutamine-hydrolyzing GMP synthase, whose protein sequence is MNNGIIILDFGSQYNQLIGRRIREMGVYSEILPFNTPLETILEKQPRGIILSGGPSSVNAENAHLVEKELYEQGIPVLGICYGMQLTAHLLGGKVNKGEKGEYGKAHLDIIKESSLLKGVTQNSVVWMSHFDEVGELPTGFELNAKSGVIASISNEDKKIYCVQFHPEVSHTEEGGKMLENFVFSICDAEKNWKLTNYIEKTVAEIKERVGDNKVILGLSGGVDSSVAAVLIHKAIGDQLQCIFVDTGLLRKNEDVKVMENYGEHFNMNIKLVDASERFLSKLAGVDDPEQKRKIIGNEFIHVFDEESHKIEGAKFLAQGTIYPDVIESQSVNGPSAVIKSHHNVGGLPEEMEFELLEPLRELFKDEVRKVGEELGIPHHLVHRHPFPGPGLGIRILGAVDAEKVKILQEADDIFIEELYKNDLYEKVSQAFVVLLPVKSVGVMGDERTYEYTAVVRSANTIDFMTATWSRLPYEFLDTVSSRIINEVRGINRVAYDISSKPPATIEWE, encoded by the coding sequence ATGAATAACGGTATTATCATATTAGATTTCGGATCTCAGTACAACCAGCTTATCGGAAGAAGAATCCGTGAGATGGGTGTATATTCTGAAATTTTACCTTTCAATACGCCATTAGAAACTATTTTAGAAAAGCAGCCAAGAGGAATTATCCTTTCTGGCGGACCAAGTTCTGTGAATGCAGAAAATGCTCATTTAGTTGAAAAAGAATTATACGAGCAGGGAATTCCTGTGTTGGGAATTTGCTACGGAATGCAGTTAACGGCACACCTTTTAGGCGGAAAAGTAAATAAAGGCGAAAAAGGAGAGTACGGAAAAGCTCATTTAGATATCATTAAAGAAAGTTCTTTATTAAAAGGCGTTACCCAAAACTCTGTAGTTTGGATGAGTCATTTTGATGAGGTTGGAGAATTGCCGACAGGTTTTGAATTAAACGCAAAATCTGGCGTTATTGCTTCTATTTCTAATGAAGATAAGAAAATCTATTGCGTACAGTTCCACCCTGAGGTTTCTCACACTGAGGAAGGCGGTAAAATGTTGGAAAATTTCGTTTTCTCAATCTGTGATGCTGAGAAAAACTGGAAACTGACCAATTATATCGAAAAAACAGTTGCAGAAATCAAAGAAAGAGTAGGAGACAACAAAGTAATCCTTGGTCTTTCAGGAGGAGTAGATTCTTCTGTAGCAGCCGTTTTAATTCACAAAGCAATCGGTGATCAGTTGCAGTGTATCTTTGTTGATACAGGTTTATTGAGAAAGAATGAAGACGTAAAAGTAATGGAAAATTACGGTGAGCATTTTAATATGAATATTAAATTGGTTGACGCTTCAGAAAGATTCTTATCTAAATTAGCCGGAGTTGACGATCCTGAACAAAAAAGAAAGATCATCGGAAACGAATTTATTCATGTTTTTGATGAAGAATCTCATAAAATTGAAGGGGCTAAATTCTTGGCACAAGGAACAATTTACCCTGACGTTATCGAAAGTCAGTCAGTAAACGGGCCTTCAGCAGTAATTAAGTCTCACCACAACGTGGGTGGGCTTCCAGAAGAAATGGAATTTGAGCTGTTAGAGCCTTTAAGAGAGCTTTTCAAGGATGAAGTAAGAAAGGTTGGGGAAGAATTAGGAATTCCTCATCATTTGGTACACAGACACCCTTTCCCTGGGCCAGGTTTAGGAATCAGAATTTTAGGAGCTGTAGATGCTGAAAAAGTGAAAATCCTTCAGGAAGCTGATGATATTTTCATCGAAGAATTATATAAAAATGATCTTTATGAGAAAGTTTCTCAGGCATTCGTAGTTTTACTTCCTGTAAAATCTGTCGGAGTAATGGGTGATGAAAGAACATATGAATATACTGCGGTTGTTCGTTCTGCCAACACCATCGACTTTATGACAGCAAC
- the purD gene encoding phosphoribosylamine--glycine ligase, translating into MRILIIGEGGRESALAAKLQNDSRVSKMFFANGNATTDVIGKNVHLSEIKELRDFAIKEKVDLTIVGPEAPLVAGLKDEFKKHDLKVFGPNQKVASLEGSKAFSKKFMQTYDIKTAKAVVFDSYNEAKEYVQTQEYPLVIKASGLAGGKGVVICDTLEEAEATIHDFMIRRIYGDAGIRLVIEEFLEGFEASIIAFSNGEKLFPCIAAKDYKKAGNGDTGPNTGGMGSVAPSPEFTAEHAADFEQNILEPTVKGLKAEGFSFKGIIFFGLMVTKKGTYLLEYNMRFGDPETQVLMALMENNLLDVINDCMEGRDIELKFKDEKAICLVMCSGGYPRNIETGFEIVGEDKVKHSQLLYAGAIKKGDKVVSNGGRVLNIVATGATYDDARKKVYEDAGHVHFDYSFYREDIGKF; encoded by the coding sequence ATGAGAATATTAATCATAGGTGAAGGTGGAAGAGAGTCTGCTTTGGCAGCTAAACTTCAAAATGACTCGAGAGTTTCTAAAATGTTTTTTGCAAACGGAAACGCTACTACCGATGTAATAGGGAAAAATGTTCATTTATCAGAGATTAAAGAACTTAGAGATTTTGCCATTAAAGAAAAAGTAGATCTTACGATCGTAGGTCCGGAAGCTCCGCTTGTAGCAGGGTTGAAGGATGAGTTTAAAAAACATGATCTTAAAGTTTTTGGTCCGAATCAAAAAGTAGCAAGTCTTGAAGGAAGTAAGGCTTTCTCTAAAAAATTCATGCAGACCTATGATATCAAGACAGCAAAAGCTGTGGTATTTGATTCGTATAACGAAGCTAAAGAATATGTACAAACTCAGGAATATCCTTTAGTAATCAAGGCTAGTGGTTTAGCAGGTGGAAAAGGTGTTGTGATTTGCGACACATTGGAAGAAGCTGAAGCTACGATCCACGATTTCATGATCAGAAGAATCTATGGAGACGCTGGTATCCGTTTGGTTATTGAAGAATTTTTAGAAGGTTTTGAAGCTTCTATCATTGCATTCTCAAACGGTGAAAAACTATTCCCTTGTATTGCTGCAAAGGATTACAAAAAAGCTGGAAACGGTGATACAGGCCCAAACACAGGAGGTATGGGTTCAGTGGCACCAAGCCCGGAATTTACAGCAGAACACGCTGCAGATTTCGAACAAAATATTTTAGAACCTACTGTAAAAGGTCTTAAGGCTGAAGGTTTCAGTTTCAAAGGAATCATCTTCTTCGGATTGATGGTAACTAAGAAAGGAACTTACTTGCTTGAGTATAACATGAGATTCGGTGATCCTGAAACTCAAGTATTGATGGCTTTAATGGAAAACAATCTATTAGACGTTATCAACGACTGTATGGAAGGAAGAGACATCGAGCTTAAGTTTAAAGACGAAAAAGCTATTTGTCTTGTAATGTGTTCTGGAGGTTATCCTAGAAACATTGAAACAGGTTTCGAAATTGTAGGTGAAGATAAAGTAAAACACAGCCAGCTGTTATACGCAGGAGCTATCAAGAAAGGCGACAAAGTCGTTTCAAATGGTGGTAGAGTGCTAAACATTGTGGCTACAGGAGCAACTTACGATGATGCCCGCAAGAAAGTATACGAAGATGCAGGACATGTACACTTCGATTACAGTTTCTACAGAGAAGACATCGGGAAGTTTTAA
- the purH gene encoding bifunctional phosphoribosylaminoimidazolecarboxamide formyltransferase/IMP cyclohydrolase, translating into MSKKRVLISVSDKGGLIEFAQFLEAQNYELISTGGTFKHLKDAGLNPIQIDEVTNFPEMLDGRVKTLHPKVHGGLLAVRSNEEHMKTVQEHGIDLIDMVIVNLYPFFENVNKDISLHEKVEFIDIGGPSMLRSAAKNFDSVTVITDVEDYAAVKIEMEQNGDTYIETRKKLAGKVFNLTSAYDAAISRMLLEEDYPTYLSASYKKVSDLRYGENPHQTAAYYVSTFENGAMKDFEQLGGKELSFNNLRDMDLCWKVVNEFKEEMACCAVKHSTPCGVAIGTSALETYQKTFECDPISIFGGIVATNYKVDAATAEELNKTFLEIVMAPSFDEDALEILRKKKNLRIIKIVNPVSDKQTWVKVDGGILVQDNDSIFSDDIKVVTETQPTEEQKKALLFSQRVVKYVKSNAIVVSNGIQAFGIGGGQVNRIWATQQAIERAKGKFTGDLVLASDAFFPFRDVVDFCAQEGITAIIQPGGSVKDQDSIEAANEHGIPMMFTGVRHFFH; encoded by the coding sequence ATGAGTAAAAAGAGAGTTTTAATCAGTGTTTCTGACAAAGGCGGATTGATCGAATTTGCACAGTTTTTGGAAGCCCAGAATTACGAATTGATTTCTACAGGAGGGACATTCAAACATTTGAAAGATGCTGGTTTAAATCCAATTCAGATTGACGAGGTTACTAATTTCCCTGAAATGTTGGATGGTAGAGTAAAAACTTTACACCCGAAAGTTCACGGAGGTTTGTTGGCTGTTCGTTCAAATGAAGAACACATGAAGACGGTTCAGGAACATGGGATTGATTTGATCGACATGGTGATCGTAAACCTTTATCCTTTCTTTGAAAATGTTAACAAAGACATTTCATTACACGAAAAGGTAGAGTTTATAGATATCGGAGGTCCGTCAATGCTTCGTTCAGCAGCTAAGAATTTTGATTCTGTAACAGTAATTACTGATGTTGAAGATTACGCAGCAGTAAAAATTGAAATGGAACAAAACGGTGACACATACATCGAAACGCGTAAAAAGTTGGCAGGAAAAGTATTCAACCTTACTTCTGCTTATGATGCGGCTATTTCAAGAATGCTTTTAGAAGAGGATTATCCTACTTATCTAAGTGCATCTTACAAAAAAGTTTCTGATTTGAGATATGGTGAAAATCCACATCAGACGGCTGCTTACTATGTTTCTACTTTCGAGAATGGAGCAATGAAAGATTTCGAACAATTGGGAGGTAAAGAATTGTCTTTCAATAACCTTCGTGATATGGATCTTTGCTGGAAAGTGGTAAATGAATTCAAAGAAGAAATGGCTTGTTGCGCAGTGAAGCATTCTACCCCTTGTGGAGTTGCGATCGGAACTTCAGCATTGGAGACCTATCAAAAAACTTTTGAGTGTGATCCTATTTCTATCTTTGGCGGAATTGTTGCTACCAACTACAAGGTTGATGCTGCAACAGCAGAAGAATTAAACAAAACTTTCCTTGAGATCGTTATGGCTCCTAGCTTTGACGAAGATGCTTTGGAAATTTTAAGAAAGAAGAAAAATTTAAGAATTATAAAAATCGTAAACCCTGTTTCTGACAAGCAGACTTGGGTGAAGGTTGATGGCGGAATATTAGTTCAGGATAACGACAGTATCTTTTCTGATGATATTAAAGTGGTTACTGAAACTCAGCCGACAGAAGAGCAGAAGAAAGCGTTGCTTTTCTCTCAGAGAGTAGTGAAATACGTTAAATCAAACGCAATTGTTGTTTCTAACGGAATCCAGGCTTTCGGAATCGGTGGCGGACAGGTTAACAGAATCTGGGCAACCCAACAGGCAATTGAAAGAGCTAAAGGAAAATTCACAGGAGATCTAGTATTAGCTTCTGATGCCTTTTTCCCTTTCCGTGACGTTGTAGATTTCTGCGCTCAGGAGGGTATCACAGCTATTATTCAGCCGGGAGGAAGTGTAAAAGACCAAGACAGCATCGAAGCAGCAAATGAGCATGGCATTCCGATGATGTTTACTGGTGTTAGACATTTTTTCCATTAA
- the purN gene encoding phosphoribosylglycinamide formyltransferase, translating into MKNIVILVSGSGSNLQRIIDTIDNGEIQNAKVSLVVADRECYGLERAQNHNIENVLIPRGKNFSSELSKIIPENTDLIVLAGFLSILKPEFCENWSGKIINIHPALLPKYGGKGMWGHHVHHAVIEAKEKESGATVHFVTPGIDEGEAILQKSFAVTEDDTPETVAEKVHLVEYEIFPIAINKVLGN; encoded by the coding sequence ATGAAAAACATAGTTATACTTGTTTCAGGTTCAGGATCCAATCTTCAGAGAATCATTGATACCATTGATAATGGAGAAATCCAGAATGCAAAAGTATCTTTAGTTGTTGCCGACAGAGAATGTTACGGACTGGAAAGAGCCCAAAATCATAACATAGAAAACGTTCTGATCCCAAGAGGAAAAAACTTCAGCAGCGAATTGAGTAAAATCATCCCTGAAAATACAGATTTAATAGTATTGGCAGGATTTTTATCCATTCTAAAACCTGAATTTTGTGAAAACTGGAGCGGAAAAATAATCAATATCCATCCTGCTTTGCTTCCGAAATACGGAGGGAAAGGAATGTGGGGGCATCATGTTCACCATGCGGTTATTGAAGCTAAAGAAAAAGAAAGTGGAGCAACGGTACATTTTGTAACTCCGGGAATTGATGAAGGAGAAGCCATTCTTCAAAAATCATTTGCAGTAACAGAAGATGATACTCCCGAAACGGTCGCTGAAAAAGTTCATTTAGTTGAATATGAAATTTTCCCGATAGCGATCAATAAAGTATTAGGAAACTAA
- the purM gene encoding phosphoribosylformylglycinamidine cyclo-ligase, whose amino-acid sequence MSNTYKSAGVDKEEGYKTVDKIKKAVGETHNSNVLNHLGSFGAFYEIGGYKNPVLVSGTDGVGTKLKVALDSKKYDSIGVDCFAMCANDILCHGAKPLFFLDYLACGKLDSEIAAEIVLGMVAACKDNNCALIGGETAEMPGMYKPGDYDVAGFCVGIVEKDQIIDGSKIKPGDKIIALPSSGFHSNGFSLVRNVFPNFEEEFEGKPLYETLLVPTRLYYKDIHKVIEEVQVAGIAHITGGGLYENIPRIIGDGLCATIDASKIQIPSIMLELEKRGGVAREEMFGTFNMGVGMIVVVDPEHAEKVLHLLDDAYEIGEITEGSEKIDLKF is encoded by the coding sequence ATGAGCAACACGTACAAATCAGCAGGAGTAGACAAAGAGGAAGGATACAAAACCGTTGACAAGATCAAAAAAGCGGTTGGTGAAACCCACAATTCAAATGTATTGAATCATTTGGGGAGTTTTGGGGCTTTCTATGAAATCGGAGGATACAAAAATCCTGTTTTGGTTTCAGGAACGGATGGAGTAGGAACGAAGCTGAAAGTAGCTTTAGATTCTAAAAAATACGATTCTATCGGGGTAGATTGTTTTGCAATGTGTGCAAATGATATCCTTTGTCACGGTGCAAAACCATTGTTCTTTTTAGATTATTTGGCTTGCGGAAAATTAGATTCTGAAATTGCTGCTGAGATCGTTTTAGGAATGGTGGCAGCTTGTAAAGACAACAACTGTGCATTGATCGGTGGTGAAACTGCTGAAATGCCTGGAATGTATAAGCCGGGAGATTATGATGTTGCAGGATTCTGTGTAGGAATTGTTGAAAAAGATCAGATTATCGACGGTTCTAAAATCAAACCGGGTGACAAAATCATCGCTCTTCCAAGCTCAGGGTTTCACTCAAACGGATTCTCTTTGGTAAGAAATGTATTCCCAAATTTTGAAGAAGAATTTGAAGGAAAACCTTTATACGAAACACTTTTAGTTCCGACTAGATTATATTACAAAGACATCCACAAAGTGATTGAGGAAGTACAGGTTGCCGGTATTGCTCACATTACAGGTGGTGGATTGTACGAAAACATTCCGAGAATTATCGGTGATGGATTATGTGCAACTATTGATGCTTCTAAAATCCAGATTCCAAGTATTATGTTGGAATTGGAAAAAAGAGGTGGTGTAGCTCGTGAAGAAATGTTCGGAACATTCAATATGGGTGTTGGAATGATCGTAGTGGTTGATCCGGAACATGCAGAAAAAGTATTACACCTTCTGGACGATGCTTACGAGATCGGAGAAATCACAGAAGGAAGCGAAAAAATAGATTTAAAATTTTAG
- a CDS encoding NADPH-dependent FMN reductase — protein MKILAVVGSNSDASINRQLVTYATTLFENAEVEIVDMNDFEMPIYKHQREVESGIPQQAQDFASKIDNADVLLIALSEHNGTYSTAFKNVFDWTSRIKPRTVWNEVPMLLMATAPGGRGGLGVLEAAEKRFPSHGGNIVDTFTLPFFNDNFDKSAQKISNEEKDSELREKIQKISAIESILEK, from the coding sequence ATGAAAATTTTAGCAGTAGTAGGAAGTAATTCTGATGCATCAATCAATAGACAATTGGTAACGTATGCCACAACATTATTCGAAAACGCAGAAGTGGAAATCGTTGACATGAACGATTTTGAAATGCCAATTTACAAACATCAAAGAGAAGTAGAAAGCGGAATTCCTCAGCAAGCGCAAGATTTCGCATCAAAAATTGATAACGCAGATGTTCTTTTGATTGCTCTTTCTGAGCATAACGGAACGTATTCTACAGCATTTAAAAATGTGTTCGACTGGACTTCAAGAATCAAACCAAGAACAGTTTGGAATGAAGTTCCAATGTTGTTGATGGCTACAGCTCCTGGAGGAAGAGGAGGATTAGGTGTTTTGGAAGCAGCAGAAAAACGTTTTCCGTCACATGGAGGAAATATCGTTGATACTTTCACACTTCCTTTCTTTAATGATAATTTTGACAAATCGGCTCAAAAGATTTCTAATGAAGAAAAAGACAGTGAGTTAAGAGAAAAAATTCAGAAGATTTCGGCTATTGAATCGATCCTTGAAAAATAG
- a CDS encoding pirin family protein, which produces MKTVYHKADTRGHADHGWLNSYHTFSFANYQNTERSHFGVLRVLNDDTVSQGMGFGTHPHKNMEIISIPLEGDLEHKDSMGTTAVIKKGEIQVMSAGTGVMHSEYNKNKDEAVKFLQIWVFPKEENVEPRYDQKSIKEGEKVNGFQQILSPNKNDDGVWIHQDAWFNLANFTQGNGKNYTLNKKGNGVYAFVLKGSAKVGDRILNERDGLGIWDTQSFNIEAIDDSEILLMEVPMELPSYLK; this is translated from the coding sequence ATGAAAACAGTATACCATAAAGCAGATACAAGAGGTCACGCAGATCATGGTTGGTTAAATTCTTACCATACATTCAGTTTTGCGAACTATCAAAATACAGAAAGATCACATTTCGGAGTGTTGAGAGTATTGAATGACGACACCGTTTCTCAGGGAATGGGCTTCGGAACGCATCCCCACAAAAACATGGAAATCATTTCCATTCCTTTGGAAGGCGATTTAGAACATAAAGATTCGATGGGAACGACTGCCGTTATCAAAAAAGGCGAAATTCAGGTAATGAGCGCAGGAACAGGTGTAATGCACAGCGAATATAACAAAAATAAAGATGAAGCCGTAAAATTCTTACAGATCTGGGTTTTCCCAAAAGAAGAAAATGTTGAACCGAGATACGACCAGAAAAGTATCAAAGAAGGCGAAAAAGTAAATGGTTTCCAACAGATTTTATCTCCAAACAAAAACGATGATGGCGTTTGGATTCATCAGGATGCATGGTTTAATTTAGCCAATTTCACTCAGGGAAACGGCAAAAATTACACACTTAACAAAAAAGGAAATGGCGTTTATGCCTTTGTATTAAAAGGAAGTGCAAAAGTTGGTGACAGAATTTTAAATGAAAGAGACGGATTAGGAATCTGGGATACTCAAAGTTTCAATATTGAAGCGATAGATGATTCGGAAATCCTTTTAATGGAAGTTCCGATGGAATTACCGTCTTATTTAAAATAA
- a CDS encoding winged helix-turn-helix transcriptional regulator, producing the protein MEKQHNHKDCMQALKPVRDTLDVINGKWKLQIIISLNAGNKRFTEIERSIPKLTSKVLAKELKELEQNGLVERVVKDTYPVSIEYFPTAHTKTLHPVVESLKDWGENHRKHIFGSPTEAEKSE; encoded by the coding sequence ATGGAAAAACAACACAATCATAAAGACTGTATGCAGGCATTGAAGCCTGTTCGTGATACATTAGACGTTATCAATGGAAAATGGAAATTACAGATTATCATTTCATTAAATGCAGGAAATAAACGTTTTACAGAAATAGAAAGAAGTATTCCGAAGTTAACTTCCAAAGTTTTAGCCAAAGAATTAAAGGAACTCGAACAAAACGGCTTGGTAGAGAGAGTGGTAAAAGATACCTATCCTGTAAGCATCGAATATTTTCCTACAGCCCACACCAAAACATTGCACCCCGTCGTAGAATCTCTAAAAGATTGGGGCGAAAATCACCGCAAACATATTTTCGGAAGCCCAACGGAAGCCGAGAAAAGCGAATAG
- a CDS encoding FMN-dependent NADH-azoreductase, with translation MANILNIQTSISGENSISNKLSQAVINQLLEKNPGSKVVTRDLAASPIPHLEIHHFSASRVPDEEKSEEEKEAGKYSEESLKQIQEADIIVIGVPFYNFTFPSTLKSWIDSIAVGGKTFSYADGTPKGLIHGKKLYLNFAIGGVYENGLIENMEHYLKTLFAFIGITDVEVFQSQGLMVPQLKDENLAKTVAQIETALS, from the coding sequence ATGGCAAACATTTTAAATATCCAAACCAGTATCAGCGGAGAAAACTCTATAAGCAACAAACTTTCTCAAGCTGTTATCAATCAATTGTTAGAGAAAAATCCTGGCAGCAAAGTTGTTACGCGTGATTTGGCTGCGAGCCCTATTCCACATTTGGAAATTCATCATTTTAGCGCTTCAAGAGTTCCGGACGAAGAAAAAAGTGAGGAAGAAAAAGAAGCAGGAAAATATTCGGAAGAATCATTGAAGCAAATTCAGGAAGCTGATATTATTGTGATTGGTGTTCCTTTTTATAACTTCACTTTTCCATCAACGTTAAAATCGTGGATCGACAGTATTGCGGTTGGCGGAAAAACATTTTCTTATGCTGACGGAACTCCAAAAGGTCTTATTCATGGCAAAAAATTATATTTAAATTTTGCAATAGGCGGAGTTTATGAAAACGGATTGATCGAAAACATGGAGCATTATTTAAAAACTTTATTCGCCTTCATCGGGATTACTGATGTGGAAGTTTTCCAATCTCAGGGACTAATGGTTCCTCAATTAAAAGATGAAAATTTAGCAAAAACGGTGGCGCAAATTGAAACAGCTTTGTCGTAG
- a CDS encoding MFS transporter encodes MNFRIAQIVIIFLLAFFTGVNFVVFPALGTAFTDASLFGLSSSQFGNLFIPQVICIIISCLGAPFLVNKFGPKIVLVAGLLLMITSTGILWMLQFFMNDKSLLFPVLMILVAFTGSGFGLSITTLNPLAASLFEKNKSSAILILQFLVGLGTSTSPMMMNLIGNVKNWMYVPAGIFVLVLIIFVLFLFLKLEKGTFFELPKHFKIPSKLWIFFIAIVLYGFIEGTFGSFGAIILKNQGLDNNKASLGLSLFWGGIALNRLLFGIFSKNNDLSYVFLFSPLIVAGLLLLLILFPNVNIVVLMMFLIGFFMGSIFPGSIGWGTVEFPTLSVLVSGFLMAANQIGTGIITNVLGNFSNQTNIIFHFLIVCMVVICVLLFYLKRNSKIKEAF; translated from the coding sequence ATGAATTTCAGAATAGCCCAAATCGTTATCATCTTTTTATTGGCTTTTTTTACGGGAGTTAATTTTGTCGTGTTTCCGGCTCTAGGAACGGCTTTTACGGATGCTTCACTTTTTGGACTTTCATCATCGCAGTTTGGGAATTTATTTATTCCGCAGGTGATTTGTATTATCATTTCATGTTTGGGAGCGCCGTTTTTGGTGAATAAATTCGGTCCGAAAATCGTTTTGGTAGCCGGATTATTATTAATGATTACTTCAACAGGAATTTTGTGGATGCTCCAGTTTTTCATGAATGATAAATCTTTGCTTTTTCCTGTATTAATGATTTTGGTAGCGTTCACAGGCTCAGGTTTTGGACTTTCGATTACGACTTTGAATCCTTTAGCAGCAAGCTTATTTGAAAAAAATAAATCTTCCGCAATTTTAATATTGCAGTTTTTGGTCGGATTGGGAACTTCGACTTCTCCAATGATGATGAATTTAATTGGAAATGTGAAAAACTGGATGTACGTTCCGGCAGGTATCTTTGTTTTAGTTTTAATAATTTTCGTCCTTTTTTTATTTTTAAAACTGGAAAAAGGAACATTTTTCGAACTTCCAAAGCATTTTAAAATTCCTTCAAAATTGTGGATTTTCTTTATCGCAATCGTTTTGTATGGCTTTATTGAAGGGACTTTCGGGAGTTTTGGTGCGATAATTCTCAAAAATCAAGGATTGGATAATAACAAAGCGAGCTTGGGATTATCATTATTCTGGGGTGGAATAGCTTTAAACCGTCTGCTTTTCGGGATTTTCTCAAAAAATAATGATTTGTCTTACGTATTTTTGTTCTCTCCTTTGATTGTCGCGGGATTACTTTTATTATTAATACTATTTCCAAACGTAAATATTGTTGTATTAATGATGTTCTTGATCGGATTTTTCATGGGAAGTATATTTCCGGGATCTATCGGTTGGGGAACGGTGGAATTTCCGACATTGTCCGTTTTGGTATCCGGATTTTTAATGGCAGCAAACCAAATCGGAACGGGAATTATCACCAATGTTTTAGGAAATTTTTCTAATCAAACCAATATTATTTTTCATTTTTTAATCGTTTGTATGGTTGTTATTTGCGTTTTGCTTTTCTATTTAAAACGAAATTCTAAAATAAAAGAAGCCTTCTAA